Proteins co-encoded in one Flavobacteriaceae bacterium MAR_2009_75 genomic window:
- a CDS encoding GDPmannose 4,6-dehydratase produces MKKCLITGITGQDGAYLAEFLLKKGYQVHGLKRRSSLFNTDRIDHLYQDPHVENRNLHLHYGDMTDSTNLIRLIQEIQPDEIYNLAAMSHVAVSFETPEYTANADGIGTLRILDAVRLLGLEKKTRIYQASTSELYGKVQEVPQSETTPFYPRSPYAVAKMYAYWITVNYREAYGMYACNGILFNHESPIRGETFVTRKITRAASKIALGLQDKVYLGNLDAKRDWGHAKDYVRMMWMILQAEEAEDWVIATGKTTTVRDFVKMSFGEAGIEVEFKGEGVDERGYVKACNNPDYQLEIGSEVVSVDPRYFRPTEVDLLIGDPTKANTKLGWIPKYELADLVKDMMQSDLKLMKKDTYLKEGGYRIMNYFE; encoded by the coding sequence ATGAAAAAGTGTTTGATTACAGGTATAACAGGTCAGGATGGAGCCTATTTGGCCGAATTTTTATTGAAAAAGGGTTATCAAGTACATGGCCTAAAACGAAGATCTTCTCTTTTCAATACTGATAGAATTGATCACCTATATCAAGATCCACATGTAGAAAACCGCAATCTACATTTGCATTACGGTGATATGACCGATAGCACCAACCTTATTCGACTGATTCAGGAAATACAACCCGATGAAATCTACAACTTGGCTGCTATGAGCCATGTTGCCGTGTCGTTTGAAACTCCTGAATATACAGCAAATGCCGATGGAATCGGAACACTTAGAATTTTGGATGCCGTAAGACTTTTAGGTCTAGAAAAAAAGACTAGAATTTATCAAGCTTCAACTTCTGAACTTTATGGTAAGGTTCAAGAGGTTCCTCAGTCTGAAACTACTCCGTTTTATCCACGTAGCCCTTATGCGGTTGCGAAAATGTATGCCTATTGGATTACAGTGAACTACCGAGAAGCTTACGGTATGTATGCTTGCAACGGCATTCTTTTTAATCACGAATCTCCTATTCGAGGGGAGACTTTTGTAACCAGAAAAATTACCCGTGCCGCTTCTAAAATTGCTTTAGGCCTTCAAGACAAGGTTTACTTGGGTAACTTAGATGCCAAAAGAGATTGGGGCCATGCAAAAGACTATGTTAGAATGATGTGGATGATTCTTCAAGCTGAAGAAGCTGAAGATTGGGTAATCGCTACAGGAAAAACGACTACGGTTCGTGATTTTGTCAAAATGAGTTTTGGTGAAGCAGGAATCGAAGTGGAATTTAAAGGTGAAGGTGTTGACGAAAGAGGTTATGTAAAAGCTTGCAACAACCCTGATTACCAGTTAGAAATAGGCAGTGAAGTTGTTTCGGTAGATCCAAGATACTTTAGACCGACTGAAGTAGACTTATTGATTGGAGATCCAACTAAAGCAAACACAAAATTGGGGTGGATTCCTAAATATGAGTTGGCCGATCTGGTCAAAGACATGATGCAAAGTGATTTGAAATTGATGAAGAAAGACACTTATTTGAAAGAAGGTGGCTATCGCATCATGAACTACTTCGAATAA
- a CDS encoding sialate O-acetylesterase: MKLHQFLLTLLFVFSTQLTIAEVTLPNVLSDGMVLQRNENVKLWGWANTGEKVQITTSWNSKEYQVETSIAAKWEIEVSTPEAGGPYTITIKGDENEVVLKNVLIGEVWVCSGQSNMQWSATTAAGIDNAEQEIKTANYPNIRFFTVPRRTSEYPQENLPGRWDECTPETMKDFSAVAYFFARRLQEELNIPVGLIDNAWGGSPAEVWATKSVFDENDDLREVAKELEDTPWSPVTPSFLYNGMVHALTPFKIAGTIWYQGESNVSRHAHYKKMFSEMVGSWRKAWGYNFPFYYVQIAPYKYDNPEEGAHLRNVQREALEVIPNSGMVVVSDIATVNDIHPPNKQDVGLRLANLALKKTYKSYEDEVNGPLFKKHQIAGKRVEVTFDHAEGLIVRGKKLTHFEVAGSDGKYHPAKATIKNDKVIVSSKNVPQPIHVRFAFSNTAEPNLFNGAGLPASTFISE; the protein is encoded by the coding sequence ATGAAGCTCCACCAATTTTTATTGACCTTATTATTTGTTTTTTCGACCCAACTTACTATTGCAGAGGTAACTTTGCCGAACGTCTTGTCAGACGGAATGGTATTACAACGCAATGAAAACGTAAAGCTTTGGGGCTGGGCAAATACGGGTGAGAAAGTGCAAATTACGACCAGCTGGAATTCAAAAGAATATCAAGTTGAAACGTCTATTGCTGCAAAATGGGAAATTGAAGTTTCCACTCCCGAAGCAGGAGGCCCTTATACCATTACCATTAAAGGTGACGAGAATGAAGTGGTTTTAAAAAATGTTTTGATTGGAGAAGTGTGGGTATGCTCTGGTCAGTCGAATATGCAGTGGAGCGCAACTACTGCAGCGGGTATCGATAATGCAGAGCAAGAAATAAAAACTGCCAATTACCCTAACATTCGATTTTTTACGGTACCCCGTAGAACTTCGGAATATCCTCAAGAAAACCTTCCTGGAAGGTGGGATGAATGTACTCCGGAAACCATGAAAGATTTTAGTGCGGTCGCCTATTTTTTTGCACGAAGGTTGCAAGAAGAGCTTAATATTCCCGTAGGTCTTATTGATAATGCTTGGGGCGGCTCACCAGCCGAAGTATGGGCCACGAAATCTGTTTTTGATGAAAATGATGATTTGAGAGAAGTGGCAAAAGAATTGGAAGACACTCCTTGGAGTCCTGTTACACCGTCATTTCTTTATAACGGCATGGTACATGCTTTGACGCCTTTTAAAATTGCCGGTACAATTTGGTATCAAGGTGAATCGAATGTTAGTCGGCATGCACATTACAAGAAAATGTTTTCAGAGATGGTCGGTTCTTGGCGAAAAGCTTGGGGTTATAATTTTCCATTTTACTATGTACAAATTGCGCCTTATAAATATGACAATCCAGAAGAGGGTGCCCATTTGAGAAATGTTCAGCGAGAAGCATTGGAGGTTATACCAAACTCTGGTATGGTGGTCGTAAGTGATATTGCAACGGTAAATGATATTCACCCGCCTAACAAGCAAGACGTTGGTTTGAGATTGGCCAATTTAGCTTTGAAAAAAACATATAAGAGTTATGAGGATGAGGTGAACGGTCCACTTTTTAAAAAGCATCAAATAGCTGGCAAAAGGGTTGAGGTAACTTTTGACCATGCAGAGGGTTTGATTGTTAGAGGAAAAAAACTCACCCACTTTGAAGTTGCAGGTTCAGATGGAAAGTACCATCCGGCGAAAGCTACTATAAAAAATGACAAGGTGATTGTTTCTTCAAAGAATGTGCCTCAGCCAATTCATGTAAGATTTGCGTTTAGTAATACTGCCGAACCCAATTTGTTTAATGGGGCGGGACTTCCAGCATCCACATTCATCAGTGAATGA
- a CDS encoding hypothetical protein (manually curated), with the protein MQFNCSRRLILLIILVFTSFYSCKENQESEKIVEHKFTNALVDETSPYLLQHAHNPVNWRPWSQNALDDAKKEDKLVLVSIGYSSCHWCHVMEEETFEDEEVAKVMNENFISIKVDREERPDVDQIYMTALQLISGNGGWPLNVITLPNGKPLYGGTYHTKEQWTQVLTKINDLYKNDPDKAAEYADMVAGGIAETNLIQPSSDFSLLSKEALNHSVEKWRANWDLEKGGDSGSQKFMIPSNLSFLLDYAALSGDEQAKAHVENSLDQMALGAINDHIGGGFYRYSVDSEWKVPHFEKMLYDNAQALSLYSKAYTIFKKIEYKNVVWKTIDFLKNEMKNDGGGYYAALNADSEGEEGKFYVWKQEELKTILGDGFNLFGSYYDIADDTVWEDGNHVLRRTMSDSDFIAQNKITGNVLNAAKSEWKKKLMKARAKRTRPSTDDKIITSWNALLITGLVDAYKAFGQKSFLSEAESIFKYLEQNSYRNEFLVHTYKLRSQQKEGFLEDYSFLAQAALQLYTATFKTEYLDFARKLTELVEIRFGDEASGMYRYNEGDELIAKIIKTDDGVLPSPNAVMAHNLFELGHIDYNTNYTEKSKKMLSAMVPMIEESASSYSKWNALLLQNIFPYFEVAVVGDASNSLVASLNEKHLPNTLVVGSAISSELPLFKDRYVEGDTYIYVCQNTTCKLPVSTVQQAIEQMADF; encoded by the exons ATGCAATTTAATTGTTCTAGACGCCTCATCTTACTTATAATTCTTGTGTTCACTTCATTCTATTCATGTAAAGAGAACCAAGAATCCGAAAAAATCGTGGAGCATAAATTCACTAATGCCTTGGTTGATGAGACGAGTCCCTATTTATTACAGCATGCACATAACCCGGTAAATTGGCGACCATGGAGCCAAAATGCGCTGGATGATGCCAAAAAAGAGGATAAGCTGGTATTGGTCAGTATCGGCTATTCTTCATGCCACTGGTGCCATGTGATGGAAGAGGAGACCTTTGAAGATGAAGAGGTGGCCAAGGTTATGAACGAGAATTTTATAAGCATCAAGGTAGACCGTGAAGAACGCCCTGATGTCGATCAGATTTACATGACGGCTCTTCAATTGATTTCAGGTAATGGGGGTTGGCCTTTAAATGTTATTACTTTACCAAACGGAAAACCTTTATATGGGGGCACGTATCACACCAAAGAGCAGTGGACGCAGGTCTTGACTAAAATTAACGATCTCTACAAGAATGACCCCGATAAAGCAGCCGAATATGCCGATATGGTCGCTGGCGGAATAGCAGAAACAAATCTCATACAACCATCTAGTGATTTTTCCCTTCTTTCCAAAGAAGCATTGAACCATAGTGTGGAAAAATGGAGAGCTAATTGGGATCTCGAAAAAGGCGGGGATTCGGGTTCTCAAAAGTTTATGATTCCGTCTAATCTTAGCTTTTTACTTGATTATGCCGCCCTTTCAGGGGATGAGCAAGCAAAGGCCCATGTAGAAAACTCTTTAGATCAAATGGCCTTGGGGGCA ATCAATGATCATATAGGAGGAGGATTTTACCGCTATAGTGTAGATTCAGAGTGGAAAGTTCCACACTTTGAAAAAATGCTCTACGACAATGCACAGGCCTTAAGCCTGTATTCTAAGGCTTATACAATTTTCAAGAAGATAGAATATAAAAATGTAGTCTGGAAGACTATCGATTTTTTGAAAAATGAAATGAAAAATGATGGTGGGGGCTATTATGCGGCATTAAATGCCGATAGCGAAGGGGAAGAAGGTAAGTTCTATGTGTGGAAGCAAGAAGAATTAAAAACAATTTTAGGGGATGGTTTTAATTTATTTGGTTCATATTATGACATTGCTGATGACACGGTATGGGAAGATGGAAATCATGTCTTACGTAGAACCATGAGCGACTCAGATTTTATAGCGCAAAATAAAATAACTGGTAATGTATTGAATGCCGCTAAATCTGAATGGAAAAAGAAATTAATGAAAGCCAGAGCAAAAAGAACCCGACCGAGCACTGACGATAAAATCATTACTTCATGGAACGCTTTACTCATCACTGGGCTGGTAGATGCTTATAAGGCATTCGGTCAAAAGTCATTTCTATCGGAAGCCGAAAGTATATTTAAATACTTAGAACAGAATTCGTACCGCAATGAATTTCTTGTTCATACTTATAAACTGAGAAGCCAACAGAAAGAGGGTTTTTTAGAGGATTACTCATTTTTGGCTCAGGCCGCACTTCAGTTGTATACCGCCACCTTTAAAACGGAATATCTTGATTTTGCAAGAAAATTGACCGAGTTGGTAGAAATCAGGTTTGGCGACGAGGCTTCGGGAATGTACCGCTACAACGAAGGTGATGAGCTTATTGCTAAAATTATTAAGACCGATGACGGAGTGCTTCCATCACCAAATGCTGTGATGGCCCATAATTTATTTGAATTAGGGCATATCGACTACAATACGAATTACACCGAAAAATCAAAGAAAATGCTTTCGGCCATGGTTCCGATGATTGAAGAAAGTGCTTCGAGCTATTCAAAATGGAATGCATTGTTACTACAAAATATCTTCCCTTATTTTGAGGTTGCGGTGGTAGGTGATGCCTCAAACTCATTGGTAGCTAGTTTAAACGAAAAACACCTTCCGAATACATTGGTGGTCGGTAGTGCTATTAGTAGTGAACTTCCACTATTTAAAGACCGCTATGTAGAGGGTGATACTTACATTTATGTATGTCAAAACACTACATGCAAACTACCTGTGAGTACCGTACAACAGGCAATTGAGCAGATGGCTGATTTCTAG
- a CDS encoding choline dehydrogenase-like flavoprotein: MQIKESSEVYDVIIVGSGAGGGMATKQLADAGYNVAVVEAGPFFDPADPQTMTQLKWPYESPRRGAGTTRAFGEWDQSWGDWEVDGEPYTHEEGTTFKWWRARMLGGRTNHWGRISLRFGPKDFKGKTRDGHGEDWPIGYDDVKPYYDKVDKLIGVFGTNEGRENDPDGFFLPPPKPRLHELFYIKGAKKSGIPVIPGRLSMLTKRINNERGVCFYCGQCGRSCQVYADFSAGSCLIFPAQKSGGRVKLFVNSMVREITTNEEGKATGVSYISKDDRKEYKLKGKVVVLAASACSSARILLNSKSKQHPNGLGNSSDLVGKYLHDSTGSSGAAFVPDLMNRDVTYNEDGVGGMHVYSPWWGDHSKLDFPRGYHIEVWGGMSQPNYGFGFDQDNFNKLLGLPTGGYGDKLRDEVKRYYGAIIGFGGRGEGLARKENYCEIDETTVDDYGIPVLKFNYKWSDIEVRQAKHMQDTFEEITHNMGGTYLNKPGKDRDYGLHAPGEIIHEVGTTRMGNDPKTSVTNKFNQLHDVDNVFIVDAGPFVSQADKNCTWTILALSWRASDYIIEQLKQQNI; this comes from the coding sequence ATGCAGATTAAGGAATCATCTGAAGTATATGATGTTATCATTGTCGGTTCCGGCGCCGGTGGTGGTATGGCAACCAAACAATTAGCTGATGCCGGGTATAATGTAGCGGTAGTCGAAGCCGGTCCGTTTTTCGATCCTGCCGATCCTCAAACAATGACTCAATTAAAATGGCCATATGAATCTCCCCGAAGAGGTGCGGGAACTACTCGTGCTTTTGGAGAGTGGGACCAGTCGTGGGGTGATTGGGAAGTTGATGGTGAGCCTTATACCCATGAAGAAGGAACCACCTTCAAATGGTGGCGTGCAAGAATGCTTGGTGGCCGTACCAACCACTGGGGCCGTATCTCATTACGTTTCGGACCAAAAGATTTTAAAGGAAAAACCCGTGATGGCCATGGTGAAGATTGGCCGATAGGGTATGATGATGTAAAGCCTTATTACGATAAAGTAGATAAGCTTATCGGTGTTTTCGGTACCAATGAAGGCCGAGAGAACGATCCTGATGGTTTTTTTCTTCCTCCCCCAAAACCTCGGTTACACGAACTGTTTTATATCAAGGGAGCAAAGAAGTCCGGAATACCTGTAATACCTGGTCGACTTTCAATGCTTACCAAACGAATCAATAACGAACGTGGCGTATGCTTTTATTGTGGTCAGTGTGGTCGCTCATGTCAGGTCTATGCAGATTTCTCGGCAGGTAGCTGTTTAATTTTTCCAGCACAGAAAAGTGGGGGTAGGGTTAAATTATTCGTAAACTCTATGGTGCGCGAAATAACTACCAATGAAGAAGGAAAAGCTACTGGAGTTTCATACATCAGTAAAGATGATAGAAAAGAATACAAGCTTAAGGGCAAGGTAGTCGTTCTGGCAGCGTCAGCATGTTCTTCGGCACGTATTCTTCTGAACTCGAAAAGTAAGCAACACCCTAACGGTTTGGGTAATAGCAGCGATTTGGTCGGTAAATATCTGCATGACTCTACAGGAAGTAGTGGTGCGGCCTTCGTACCCGATTTAATGAATAGAGATGTGACCTATAATGAAGATGGCGTAGGTGGTATGCACGTTTATTCACCTTGGTGGGGCGACCATAGTAAATTAGATTTTCCACGAGGTTACCATATTGAAGTTTGGGGCGGTATGAGCCAACCAAATTATGGGTTCGGTTTTGATCAAGACAATTTCAATAAATTATTAGGATTGCCAACTGGCGGATATGGTGATAAATTACGTGATGAGGTGAAGAGATACTACGGTGCCATAATCGGTTTCGGTGGTAGAGGTGAAGGTTTGGCAAGAAAAGAGAATTATTGCGAGATAGACGAAACCACTGTTGATGATTATGGTATTCCTGTTTTGAAATTTAACTATAAATGGTCAGATATAGAAGTACGTCAGGCCAAGCATATGCAAGATACATTCGAAGAGATTACGCATAATATGGGCGGAACTTATTTGAACAAACCAGGAAAAGATAGAGACTACGGGCTTCATGCGCCAGGTGAAATTATTCATGAAGTAGGTACGACACGTATGGGCAACGACCCGAAAACTTCTGTAACCAATAAATTCAATCAATTGCACGATGTTGACAACGTTTTTATCGTTGATGCGGGCCCGTTTGTTTCACAAGCGGATAAGAACTGTACTTGGACCATCTTAGCCTTGTCATGGAGGGCGTCTGACTATATTATTGAACAATTGAAACAACAAAACATTTAA
- a CDS encoding putative dehydrogenase → MPSKNIYINRRNFLKGTSAAIALTSFGSYGIDLMHREKPLRVGLIGTGWYGKSDLFRLMQVANVDVVSLCDVDKKMLAEAAELVSQRQKSGKKPKTFSDYKKMLFEKDLDIVLIGSPDHWHALQGIEAMKAGAHVYLQKPISVDVVEGEALIVAAQKYNKEIQVGTQRKSTPHLVEAKKNIVDAGLLGKVSHVEICCYYHMRDTKNRPEAPIPDFFDYDMWTGPAPMRDFDGLPHRRWRAFMEYGNGIVGDMCVHMLDTVRWMLDLGWPKRISSTGGIYVQKDAKANITDTQNAVFEFEELECIWKHRSWGTPPDPEYPWAFKIYGEKGTLKASVMQYEFIPVGDGKKIQKDVIYEREKYPEDLTEKDIELHAAPATRGHMLDFLSAIETGEKPVANIQEGHISTASCILANMALQLQRPLSYDQEKQIVLNDPEATKLLQRSYREGWEHPLPKMFN, encoded by the coding sequence ATGCCAAGCAAGAACATATACATTAACCGACGTAATTTTTTAAAAGGAACATCTGCTGCAATAGCATTAACTTCATTCGGTTCATACGGAATTGATCTAATGCATCGTGAAAAGCCGCTGAGAGTAGGGCTTATAGGCACTGGATGGTATGGTAAAAGCGACCTATTCCGTTTAATGCAGGTCGCCAATGTTGACGTAGTGTCGCTCTGTGATGTCGATAAGAAAATGCTTGCTGAAGCTGCAGAACTGGTCAGTCAACGTCAGAAGTCCGGAAAAAAGCCTAAAACTTTTTCTGACTACAAGAAAATGCTTTTCGAAAAAGACTTGGATATTGTTCTTATAGGCTCACCCGACCACTGGCATGCGCTACAGGGCATTGAGGCCATGAAGGCAGGTGCACACGTCTACCTTCAGAAACCCATAAGTGTTGATGTTGTTGAGGGTGAGGCTTTAATAGTGGCCGCACAAAAGTATAACAAGGAAATACAGGTGGGTACTCAACGCAAAAGTACTCCGCACCTTGTCGAAGCCAAAAAAAACATTGTAGATGCTGGGCTTTTAGGTAAAGTTTCACATGTAGAAATTTGCTGTTATTATCACATGCGCGACACTAAAAACCGACCAGAAGCACCCATACCTGATTTTTTCGACTATGATATGTGGACAGGGCCTGCCCCCATGCGTGACTTTGACGGCTTGCCACATCGTAGATGGCGGGCTTTTATGGAGTACGGTAATGGAATCGTAGGTGATATGTGCGTGCATATGTTAGATACCGTCCGGTGGATGCTCGACCTGGGTTGGCCAAAACGAATCAGTTCAACAGGCGGTATTTATGTACAAAAAGATGCCAAGGCCAATATAACCGATACTCAAAATGCGGTATTCGAATTTGAGGAGCTAGAGTGTATTTGGAAACATAGATCATGGGGTACCCCACCAGACCCTGAATACCCTTGGGCCTTTAAAATTTATGGCGAAAAGGGAACGCTTAAAGCAAGTGTTATGCAATACGAGTTTATCCCAGTTGGAGATGGAAAAAAAATTCAAAAAGATGTCATCTATGAGCGGGAGAAATATCCTGAAGATTTAACCGAAAAAGATATTGAATTGCATGCCGCACCTGCTACAAGAGGTCATATGCTAGATTTTTTGTCCGCCATCGAAACAGGTGAAAAGCCGGTCGCCAATATTCAAGAAGGTCATATTTCTACGGCAAGCTGTATATTGGCCAATATGGCACTACAACTTCAAAGACCCTTATCTTATGACCAAGAGAAGCAAATCGTTTTAAATGACCCAGAAGCTACGAAACTTTTACAACGGAGTTATCGGGAAGGTTGGGAACACCCACTTCCTAAAATGTTTAATTGA
- a CDS encoding gluconate 2-dehydrogenase subunit 3-like protein, with protein MMDRRKSIQTMILGAGASALAFHGCKTEGGETAAPETVATTDKKYYGRTPQEAERDAKLKEEQLFNEHEMETIAVLSTVILPPKEPHGGPLEADVPEFIEFIGKDMPQMQNTLLGGLMWLDHKSNTDYEVEFKSASLEQQKEILDQICNQDMEVSLDDQPLEIQFFALMRNLVVTGYYTSKVGIADLGYKGNSPNVWDGVPDDVLKKHGVEYDPEWIAKCVDQSKRNEIAVWDEEGNLLT; from the coding sequence ATGATGGACAGAAGAAAGAGTATACAAACGATGATTCTCGGTGCAGGTGCTTCTGCTCTTGCCTTTCATGGATGTAAGACCGAAGGAGGTGAGACCGCCGCTCCAGAAACCGTAGCGACTACTGATAAAAAATATTATGGTCGAACGCCCCAAGAGGCCGAGCGAGATGCAAAACTGAAAGAGGAACAGCTGTTCAACGAGCATGAAATGGAAACTATTGCAGTGTTGAGCACGGTAATCCTCCCCCCGAAAGAACCACATGGCGGTCCGTTGGAAGCTGATGTGCCAGAATTTATCGAATTTATCGGTAAAGATATGCCTCAAATGCAAAACACCCTTTTGGGCGGCTTAATGTGGCTGGATCATAAATCTAATACCGATTATGAAGTAGAATTCAAGTCGGCCAGCCTTGAGCAGCAGAAAGAGATTCTTGATCAAATCTGTAATCAAGATATGGAGGTCTCCCTAGATGACCAGCCTTTGGAGATTCAGTTCTTTGCATTGATGCGTAATTTGGTCGTGACGGGGTACTATACTTCTAAAGTGGGTATAGCTGATTTAGGCTATAAAGGAAATTCACCCAATGTCTGGGACGGCGTGCCAGATGATGTGCTTAAAAAACACGGAGTCGAATATGATCCCGAGTGGATAGCCAAATGTGTAGACCAGAGCAAACGTAATGAAATTGCAGTATGGGACGAAGAAGGTAATCTTTTGACCTAG
- a CDS encoding GDP-L-fucose synthase, whose protein sequence is MDKSSKIYIAGHRGLVGSAILKQLKAQGFSNFVLKTHSELDLVDANAVATFFAKEKPDYVFLAAAKVGGIVANNTYRGDFIYANLMIQNNVVHHSYLNGVKKLLFLGSTCIYPKECPQPMKEDYLLTDTLEYTNEPYAIAKIAGIKLCESYNLQYGTNFISVMPTNLYGPNDNFDLEKSHVLPALIRKMHLGKALENQDWATIRKDLNARPIESVDGSADESAIKTMLGKYGIVAKENGIAVEIWGSGKPMREFLWSEDMAEACVFIMQNRNFDDTYESGQKEIRNTHINIGTGKDVSIKELAEMIKSMVGFEGALQFNADKPDGTMKKLTDVSKLHGLGWKHNIELQDGLNQMYSWYNS, encoded by the coding sequence ATGGATAAGAGTTCCAAAATTTATATTGCCGGACATAGAGGTCTTGTAGGTAGCGCCATTTTAAAACAACTCAAGGCTCAAGGATTTTCAAATTTCGTATTGAAAACCCATTCTGAGCTTGATTTGGTCGATGCCAATGCCGTAGCTACTTTTTTCGCAAAAGAAAAACCGGATTACGTTTTCTTAGCTGCGGCCAAAGTTGGAGGCATTGTTGCAAACAATACCTATAGAGGAGATTTTATTTATGCCAATTTAATGATACAGAACAATGTAGTTCATCATAGCTATCTTAATGGGGTAAAAAAATTGTTGTTCTTGGGAAGTACATGTATTTATCCGAAGGAATGTCCGCAGCCGATGAAAGAAGATTATCTTCTGACGGACACCTTAGAGTATACCAATGAACCTTATGCAATTGCAAAAATAGCAGGAATCAAACTCTGTGAGAGCTATAATTTGCAGTACGGTACCAATTTCATTTCAGTAATGCCTACCAATCTTTACGGACCGAATGACAACTTCGATTTAGAAAAATCACACGTATTACCTGCCTTAATTCGAAAAATGCATTTAGGCAAGGCATTAGAGAACCAAGATTGGGCCACTATTCGAAAAGATTTAAACGCAAGACCCATTGAATCTGTTGATGGAAGCGCTGACGAATCGGCAATCAAGACTATGTTGGGTAAATATGGAATAGTTGCCAAAGAAAACGGAATCGCCGTAGAAATTTGGGGCAGTGGTAAACCCATGCGAGAGTTTCTTTGGTCTGAAGATATGGCTGAAGCTTGTGTTTTCATCATGCAAAACCGCAATTTTGATGACACCTATGAATCGGGTCAAAAAGAAATTCGCAATACCCATATTAATATCGGTACAGGTAAAGATGTCTCGATTAAAGAGTTGGCCGAAATGATAAAGTCTATGGTCGGTTTTGAAGGTGCCTTACAGTTCAATGCCGATAAACCAGATGGCACTATGAAAAAACTGACCGATGTTAGCAAACTACATGGGTTGGGCTGGAAACACAATATAGAACTACAAGACGGGCTGAACCAAATGTATTCTTGGTACAATAGTTAA